The following proteins are encoded in a genomic region of Oncorhynchus kisutch isolate 150728-3 linkage group LG4, Okis_V2, whole genome shotgun sequence:
- the LOC109889658 gene encoding CCR4-NOT transcription complex subunit 4 isoform X1 translates to MSHSPEIKDDSMECPLCMEPLEIDDVNFFPCTCGYQICRFCWHRIRTDENGLCPACRKPYPEDPAVYKPLSQEEIQRIKNEKKQKQNEKKQKVTENRKHLASVRVVQRNLVFVVGLSQRLADPEVLKRPEYFGKFGKIHKVVINNSTSYAGSQGPSASAYVTYIRSEDALRAIQCVNNVVVDGRTLKASLGTTKYCSYFLKSMQCPKPDCMYLHELGDEAASFTKEEMQAGKHQEYEQKLLQDLYKMNPSFLQTPTCSGEKSKSKSSNSTQRPSNGKDGWPTLSGYGGKLANGLSEDRKSPPLLDCCLDPEVMTSDGLGLGLGPDTGMGSVQGAALSPFSSNCDSNGPSDKPPESIGMVNGETLQQMPNRESPSPPPGLTKPPSSLVVPITVADLTARSPFEGAAAESQSLFSDNSNFRHPNPIPSGLPPFASSPRGGSDWPMTPEPQSLFASDTIPVSSSTDWQAAFGFGSSTKQQQDDDLGFDPFDVTRKALADLIEKELSVQDQPSPLGSPSPFGLHHPGSHHGLHMPLSNPNHFPSSIGPPPRLSQLHHRHISSSFSFPGSQSQSSHHGGSQAAQAAAARHTWMGMPPSARSNNHLLSHLNHSANAGGGHSNFLDLSMPPQHHSHNTGLGGIPMSENSSSIDGLNVKEWQDGLRALLPNININFGGLPNSSSSSSSSSSSSMNHMGGPGGLNGPGGLSHSLSWDGTASWMDPAIITGSIPASAGSSLDCLQEDQNPPHWLKSLQALTEMDGPALPSLPQQPQNQQHQSLHHSHHHGLLDQASSHPHLHHRAGSGWAPYLPGLTQPTHPNPSQFHSPPPGFQTAFRPPGQSATELLQSASAGDRH, encoded by the exons ATGTCCCACAGCCCCGAGATAAAGGACGACTCCATGGAGTGCCCTCTGTGCATGGAGCCGCTGGAGATTGACGACGTAAACTTCTTTCCCTGCACCTGCGGCTACCAGATCTGCCGCTTCTGTTGGCACCGCATCCGCACAGATGAGAACGGCCTCTGCCCTGCCTGCAGAAAG CCGTACCCGGAGGACCCTGCGGTGTACAAgcccctgtcacaggaggagattCAGAGGATAAAGAATGAGAAGAAGCAGAAGCAGAATGAGAAGAAACAGAAGGTGACAGAGAATCGGAAACACCTGGCCAGTGTCAGGGTGGTGCAGAGAAACCTGGTTTTTGTTGTCGGGCTCTCTCAAAGGCTCGCAGACCCAGAG GTTCTAAAGAGGCCAGAGTATTTTGGGAAGTTTGGGAAAATACACAAGGTGGTCATCAACAACAGCACATCATATGCAGGTTCACAG GGTCCCAGTGCTAGTGCCTATGTCACTTACATCCGCTCTGAAGACGCCCTCAGAGCAATACAATGTGTGAACAATGTGGTGGTGGACGGTAGAACACTCAAG GCTTCTTTAGGCACAACAAAATACTGCAGTTACTTCCTCAAAAGCATGCAGTGTCCCAAACCAGACTGTATGTATCTACACGAGCTGGGGGACGAGGCGGCTAGCTTTACGAAAGAGGAGATGCAG GCCGGGAAACACCAAGAATACGAGCAGAAACTACTCCAGGACCTCTACAAAATGAACCCCAGCTTTCTACAAACACCAACGTGTTCAGGGGAAAAGTCCAAAAGCAAATCTTCAAATTCTACACAAAG ACCCAGCAACGGCAAGGACGGGTGGCCAACACTATCGGGGTATGGTGGCAAACTGGCCAATGGGCTGTCAGAGGACAGGAAATCTCCTCCGCTGCTAGACTGCTGTCTGGACCCAGAAGTCATGACCTCAGACGGGTTAGGACTTGGCCTGGGGCCGGACACAGGGATGGGGTCTGTCCAGGGGGCTGCCCTGTCCCCCTTCTCTTCTAATTGTGACAGCAACGG TCCCAGCGACAAACCTCCGGAATCAATAGGTATGGTGAATGGAGAGACTTTACAACAG ATGCCTAACCGCGAGTCCCCTTCCCCTCCCCCGGGGCTGACTAAGCCCCCCAGCAGTCTGGTGGTTCCCATCACTGTAGCAGACCTCACCGCCCGCTCGCCCTTCGAGGGGGCTGCTGCAGAGTCCCAGTCCCTGTTCTCCGACAACAGTAACTTCAGACACCCCAACCCCATCCCGTCCGGCCTGCCCCCCTTCGCCAGCTCGCCTAGAGGGGGATCCGACTGGCCCATGACCCCCGAACCACAGAGCCTCTTCGCATCAG ACACAATACCGGTCTCCTCCTCCACAGACTGGCAGGCAGCCTTCGGCTTCGGCTCCTCTACTAAACAGCAGCAGGACGACGACCTGGGCTTCGACCCCTTTGACGTTACACGGAAGGCCCTGGCTGACCTCATTGAGAAGGAGCTGTCAGTCCAGGACCAGCCCAGTCCCCTGGGGTCCCCCAGCCCCTTTGGCCTCCACCACCCCGGGTCCCACCACGGCCTCCACATGCCCCTCTCCAACCCCAACCATTTCCCCAGCAGCATTGGACCTCCACCCCGCCTCTCTCAGCTCCACCACAGGCACATTTCTAGCTCCTTTAGTTTCCCTGGTTCCCAGAGTCAGAGCAGTCATCATGGTGGAAGTCAGGCTGCCCAGGCCGCTGCAGCTCGGCATACCTGGATGGGCATGCCTCCCTCGGCACGCAGCAATAACCACCTCCTCTCACACTTGAACCACTCGGCCAATGCTGGAGGAGGACATAGCAACTTCCTGGACTTGAGCATGCCTCCTCAGCACCACAGTCACAATACAGGGCTGGGAGGGATCCCCATGTCAG aaaaCAGCAGTTCTATAGACGGCCTCAATGTGAAAGAATGGCAGGACGGTTTGAGAGCTCTCCTccccaacatcaacatcaactttGGGGGTCTCcccaactcctcctcctcttcttcttcctcctcttcctccagtatGAACCACATGGGGGGTCCTGGGGGGCTAAATGGGCCAGGGGGACTCTCACACAGTCTCAGCTGGGATGGTACGGCCAGCTGGATGGACCCAGCTATCATCACAGGTA gCATCCCAGCCTCAGCTGGCAGCAGTTTAGACTGTCTCCAGGAGGACCAGAACCCTCCCCACTGGCTCAAATCCCTCCAGGCCCTGACAGAGATGGACGGCCCTGCACTGCCATCACTCCCCCAGCAGCCCCAGAACCAGCAACACCAATCCCTCCACCACAGCCACCACCATGGCCTCCTAGACCAGGCCTCCTCACACCCACACCTCCACCACAGAGCAGGCTCTGGTTGGGCCCCCTACCTGCCCGGCCTGACCCAGCCCACACACCCCAACCCCAGCCAATTCCACAGCCCTCCCCCAGGCTTCCAGACAGCCTTCAGACCCCCAGGCCAAAGCGCCACAGAGTTGCTACAGAGCGCCTCCGCCGGGGACCGCCACTAA
- the LOC109889658 gene encoding CCR4-NOT transcription complex subunit 4 isoform X2 has product MSHSPEIKDDSMECPLCMEPLEIDDVNFFPCTCGYQICRFCWHRIRTDENGLCPACRKPYPEDPAVYKPLSQEEIQRIKNEKKQKQNEKKQKVTENRKHLASVRVVQRNLVFVVGLSQRLADPEVLKRPEYFGKFGKIHKVVINNSTSYAGSQGPSASAYVTYIRSEDALRAIQCVNNVVVDGRTLKASLGTTKYCSYFLKSMQCPKPDCMYLHELGDEAASFTKEEMQAGKHQEYEQKLLQDLYKMNPSFLQTPTCSGEKSKSKSSNSTQRPSNGKDGWPTLSGYGGKLANGLSEDRKSPPLLDCCLDPEVMTSDGLGLGLGPDTGMGSVQGAALSPFSSNCDSNGPSDKPPESIGMVNGETLQQMPNRESPSPPPGLTKPPSSLVVPITVADLTARSPFEGAAAESQSLFSDNSNFRHPNPIPSGLPPFASSPRGGSDWPMTPEPQSLFASDTIPVSSSTDWQAAFGFGSSTKQQQDDDLGFDPFDVTRKALADLIEKELSVQDQPSPLGSPSPFGLHHPGSHHGLHMPLSNPNHFPSSIGPPPRLSQLHHRHISSSFSFPGSQSQSSHHGGSQAAQAAAARHTWMGMPPSARSNNHLLSHLNHSANAGGGHSNFLDLSMPPQHHSHNTGLGGIPMSENSSSIDGLNVKEWQDGLRALLPNININFGGLPNSSSSSSSSSSSSMNHMGGPGGLNGPGGLSHSLSWDGTASWMDPAIITGIPASAGSSLDCLQEDQNPPHWLKSLQALTEMDGPALPSLPQQPQNQQHQSLHHSHHHGLLDQASSHPHLHHRAGSGWAPYLPGLTQPTHPNPSQFHSPPPGFQTAFRPPGQSATELLQSASAGDRH; this is encoded by the exons ATGTCCCACAGCCCCGAGATAAAGGACGACTCCATGGAGTGCCCTCTGTGCATGGAGCCGCTGGAGATTGACGACGTAAACTTCTTTCCCTGCACCTGCGGCTACCAGATCTGCCGCTTCTGTTGGCACCGCATCCGCACAGATGAGAACGGCCTCTGCCCTGCCTGCAGAAAG CCGTACCCGGAGGACCCTGCGGTGTACAAgcccctgtcacaggaggagattCAGAGGATAAAGAATGAGAAGAAGCAGAAGCAGAATGAGAAGAAACAGAAGGTGACAGAGAATCGGAAACACCTGGCCAGTGTCAGGGTGGTGCAGAGAAACCTGGTTTTTGTTGTCGGGCTCTCTCAAAGGCTCGCAGACCCAGAG GTTCTAAAGAGGCCAGAGTATTTTGGGAAGTTTGGGAAAATACACAAGGTGGTCATCAACAACAGCACATCATATGCAGGTTCACAG GGTCCCAGTGCTAGTGCCTATGTCACTTACATCCGCTCTGAAGACGCCCTCAGAGCAATACAATGTGTGAACAATGTGGTGGTGGACGGTAGAACACTCAAG GCTTCTTTAGGCACAACAAAATACTGCAGTTACTTCCTCAAAAGCATGCAGTGTCCCAAACCAGACTGTATGTATCTACACGAGCTGGGGGACGAGGCGGCTAGCTTTACGAAAGAGGAGATGCAG GCCGGGAAACACCAAGAATACGAGCAGAAACTACTCCAGGACCTCTACAAAATGAACCCCAGCTTTCTACAAACACCAACGTGTTCAGGGGAAAAGTCCAAAAGCAAATCTTCAAATTCTACACAAAG ACCCAGCAACGGCAAGGACGGGTGGCCAACACTATCGGGGTATGGTGGCAAACTGGCCAATGGGCTGTCAGAGGACAGGAAATCTCCTCCGCTGCTAGACTGCTGTCTGGACCCAGAAGTCATGACCTCAGACGGGTTAGGACTTGGCCTGGGGCCGGACACAGGGATGGGGTCTGTCCAGGGGGCTGCCCTGTCCCCCTTCTCTTCTAATTGTGACAGCAACGG TCCCAGCGACAAACCTCCGGAATCAATAGGTATGGTGAATGGAGAGACTTTACAACAG ATGCCTAACCGCGAGTCCCCTTCCCCTCCCCCGGGGCTGACTAAGCCCCCCAGCAGTCTGGTGGTTCCCATCACTGTAGCAGACCTCACCGCCCGCTCGCCCTTCGAGGGGGCTGCTGCAGAGTCCCAGTCCCTGTTCTCCGACAACAGTAACTTCAGACACCCCAACCCCATCCCGTCCGGCCTGCCCCCCTTCGCCAGCTCGCCTAGAGGGGGATCCGACTGGCCCATGACCCCCGAACCACAGAGCCTCTTCGCATCAG ACACAATACCGGTCTCCTCCTCCACAGACTGGCAGGCAGCCTTCGGCTTCGGCTCCTCTACTAAACAGCAGCAGGACGACGACCTGGGCTTCGACCCCTTTGACGTTACACGGAAGGCCCTGGCTGACCTCATTGAGAAGGAGCTGTCAGTCCAGGACCAGCCCAGTCCCCTGGGGTCCCCCAGCCCCTTTGGCCTCCACCACCCCGGGTCCCACCACGGCCTCCACATGCCCCTCTCCAACCCCAACCATTTCCCCAGCAGCATTGGACCTCCACCCCGCCTCTCTCAGCTCCACCACAGGCACATTTCTAGCTCCTTTAGTTTCCCTGGTTCCCAGAGTCAGAGCAGTCATCATGGTGGAAGTCAGGCTGCCCAGGCCGCTGCAGCTCGGCATACCTGGATGGGCATGCCTCCCTCGGCACGCAGCAATAACCACCTCCTCTCACACTTGAACCACTCGGCCAATGCTGGAGGAGGACATAGCAACTTCCTGGACTTGAGCATGCCTCCTCAGCACCACAGTCACAATACAGGGCTGGGAGGGATCCCCATGTCAG aaaaCAGCAGTTCTATAGACGGCCTCAATGTGAAAGAATGGCAGGACGGTTTGAGAGCTCTCCTccccaacatcaacatcaactttGGGGGTCTCcccaactcctcctcctcttcttcttcctcctcttcctccagtatGAACCACATGGGGGGTCCTGGGGGGCTAAATGGGCCAGGGGGACTCTCACACAGTCTCAGCTGGGATGGTACGGCCAGCTGGATGGACCCAGCTATCATCACAG gCATCCCAGCCTCAGCTGGCAGCAGTTTAGACTGTCTCCAGGAGGACCAGAACCCTCCCCACTGGCTCAAATCCCTCCAGGCCCTGACAGAGATGGACGGCCCTGCACTGCCATCACTCCCCCAGCAGCCCCAGAACCAGCAACACCAATCCCTCCACCACAGCCACCACCATGGCCTCCTAGACCAGGCCTCCTCACACCCACACCTCCACCACAGAGCAGGCTCTGGTTGGGCCCCCTACCTGCCCGGCCTGACCCAGCCCACACACCCCAACCCCAGCCAATTCCACAGCCCTCCCCCAGGCTTCCAGACAGCCTTCAGACCCCCAGGCCAAAGCGCCACAGAGTTGCTACAGAGCGCCTCCGCCGGGGACCGCCACTAA